Proteins encoded by one window of Salicibibacter halophilus:
- a CDS encoding sugar phosphate isomerase/epimerase family protein produces MKIGLFTVLYQDLTFEGVLDKLASLNVEAVELGTGNMPGNAHCNIDVLLESKEKREDFLGKLEEKNITISGLSCQGNPLHPEPTIAKEHHDTWRKTVLLAEKLGVNVVNCFSGCPGDHKDAKHPNWITCSWPPE; encoded by the coding sequence ATGAAAATAGGTTTATTTACAGTCCTGTATCAAGACCTGACATTTGAAGGTGTTCTGGACAAACTAGCTTCTTTAAATGTAGAAGCCGTAGAGTTGGGAACTGGAAATATGCCAGGGAATGCTCATTGCAATATTGATGTTTTACTCGAAAGTAAAGAAAAACGAGAAGATTTTTTGGGAAAGCTTGAAGAAAAAAATATTACTATCAGTGGGTTGAGTTGTCAGGGGAATCCCTTACATCCTGAACCTACAATAGCAAAAGAACACCATGATACTTGGCGAAAGACTGTATTGCTTGCGGAGAAACTAGGAGTAAATGTCGTCAACTGTTTTTCTGGTTGCCCTGGAGATCATAAAGATGCAAAACATCCCAATTGGATTACCTGCTCTTGGCCACCGGAATAA
- a CDS encoding ROK family protein, whose amino-acid sequence MSKYVIGVDIGGTLTKFGLFTTGGERVDQWKMTTNSEDNGKHLSSHIVKNIKERFVKHSITEDNLTGIGIGVPGFIDESSGVVDVAVNIGWANYPLKAILEKAFNVPVFVNNDANLAAAGEHWNGAGKRSVSTFFITLGTGVGGGLIANGDLVTGANGTAGEIGHTLVVPNGRLCTCGREGCLEEYVASKGLRRSLRNYLRNFEGSSSLHKDNEAIDIYEAAKTGDTLAGQIVNESAYYLAYAVANAVMIINPEKIIIGGGMPAAGNILLQPLVIQFKRFVLKEADKNLSFEFAQLGNDAGIYGASWLALKRLGYFCHQD is encoded by the coding sequence ATGTCAAAATATGTTATAGGAGTCGATATTGGTGGGACATTAACGAAATTCGGTTTATTTACCACTGGAGGCGAAAGGGTTGATCAATGGAAAATGACTACCAACAGTGAAGATAACGGTAAGCATTTATCTAGTCACATTGTTAAAAACATCAAAGAGCGTTTTGTAAAGCATTCCATTACTGAAGATAATTTGACTGGTATTGGTATCGGTGTGCCGGGTTTCATCGATGAATCCTCCGGCGTCGTCGATGTCGCCGTAAATATCGGATGGGCAAATTATCCATTAAAAGCGATTCTAGAAAAAGCCTTTAATGTACCTGTTTTTGTTAATAATGATGCGAACCTGGCAGCGGCAGGTGAACATTGGAATGGGGCGGGAAAAAGATCTGTATCAACCTTTTTCATCACCCTGGGAACCGGGGTTGGCGGTGGATTAATCGCTAATGGTGATCTCGTTACCGGCGCTAATGGGACCGCCGGTGAGATAGGTCATACACTTGTCGTTCCTAATGGACGTTTATGCACATGCGGACGAGAAGGTTGCCTAGAAGAGTATGTGGCGTCCAAAGGGTTGCGGCGAAGCTTGCGTAACTATCTCCGCAACTTCGAAGGTTCAAGTTCATTACATAAAGATAATGAAGCCATCGATATCTATGAGGCAGCAAAAACTGGTGACACGCTTGCGGGGCAAATCGTCAATGAATCTGCTTATTATTTAGCGTATGCCGTTGCGAATGCGGTGATGATAATCAATCCGGAAAAAATCATTATTGGTGGAGGGATGCCTGCCGCCGGAAATATATTGTTACAACCATTAGTTATCCAATTTAAACGTTTCGTTTTAAAAGAAGCCGACAAAAATTTATCATTTGAATTTGCCCAGCTTGGCAATGATGCAGGCATTTACGGCGCATCGTGGCTTGCATTGAAACGGCTTGGTTATTTTTGTCATCAAGACTGA
- a CDS encoding IS5 family transposase yields MYHHSEHQMLLPDDFFLPFGGRLNPDNRWVVLASLIPWWKVEEAYKETLKDLTQGNQAYSVRMALGALIIKEKLGTSDRETVEQMTENPYLQYFLGLPEFTETAPFDASTMTHFRKRISREMIDQVNAWIVEDQQSQKDSGDGDDDDDHRGTPSSSAPAEEKKKETDAAETHQGKLLIDATCAPAAITYPTDLKLLNEAREKLETMIDVLHEPFRGSRKKPRTYRNQARKSYLSIAKQKSPKRKKVRKAIRKQLGYVERDLNHLEKLSLQSGLDRLSRKQYGELFVIQELYRQQRQMYDSKTHRIEDRIVSIHQPHVRPIVRGKAHTNVEFGAKLSMSLVDGWAFLDNLQWDAYHEAADLPGAVEAYAQRAGVYPEAVLADKIYLTRENRKYCKERGIRLTGPKLGRPPKQESKEQKQIEKQDAAERNAIEGKFGEGKRTYGLGLIRACLRNTSETVISLQVLVMNLSKALREHSFFIFFMYLVQDVRCSEGSPKVA; encoded by the coding sequence ATGTATCACCATTCGGAACATCAAATGCTTTTACCCGATGACTTTTTTCTACCATTCGGTGGCCGATTGAACCCGGATAACCGTTGGGTCGTGCTGGCAAGCTTGATCCCGTGGTGGAAAGTAGAAGAAGCGTATAAGGAAACCCTCAAGGACCTGACACAAGGGAATCAAGCGTATTCGGTCCGAATGGCTCTGGGTGCCCTGATTATCAAAGAGAAACTAGGCACGAGTGACCGTGAAACCGTCGAACAGATGACCGAGAATCCGTACCTGCAATACTTCCTTGGCCTGCCTGAATTCACTGAAACAGCGCCTTTCGATGCTTCGACCATGACGCACTTTCGTAAACGTATATCCCGTGAGATGATCGATCAAGTCAATGCGTGGATCGTGGAAGACCAACAATCTCAAAAAGATAGTGGCGATGGCGATGACGATGATGATCATCGCGGAACGCCTTCATCTTCAGCGCCCGCTGAAGAAAAAAAGAAGGAGACAGACGCCGCGGAGACACATCAAGGAAAGCTCTTGATCGATGCCACGTGTGCACCTGCAGCTATCACCTACCCAACGGACTTGAAACTTTTGAATGAAGCCCGTGAAAAGCTGGAAACGATGATTGACGTGTTGCACGAACCATTCCGTGGAAGCCGGAAGAAACCTCGAACTTACCGGAACCAAGCTCGAAAGTCTTACCTGTCCATTGCCAAACAGAAAAGCCCGAAACGCAAGAAGGTACGGAAAGCGATTCGAAAGCAGCTAGGCTATGTGGAGCGAGATCTCAACCATCTGGAGAAACTGTCTCTTCAATCCGGACTCGACCGACTCAGCCGTAAACAGTACGGTGAACTCTTTGTCATCCAAGAATTGTATCGCCAACAAAGGCAGATGTATGATTCAAAGACCCACCGCATTGAGGATCGGATCGTTAGCATTCACCAACCTCATGTTCGGCCGATTGTTCGTGGAAAGGCCCATACGAACGTGGAGTTTGGCGCCAAGTTGTCCATGAGCCTGGTAGACGGATGGGCGTTTCTCGACAACTTGCAGTGGGATGCGTATCACGAAGCCGCTGATCTTCCTGGCGCCGTGGAAGCCTATGCGCAGCGCGCTGGCGTTTATCCCGAAGCTGTTTTGGCGGATAAGATTTATCTCACACGCGAGAACCGAAAGTACTGCAAGGAACGCGGGATTCGCCTAACGGGTCCCAAGCTGGGCCGTCCTCCCAAACAAGAATCCAAAGAACAAAAGCAGATCGAGAAGCAGGATGCCGCAGAACGAAATGCCATCGAAGGGAAATTCGGTGAAGGAAAGCGCACCTATGGCCTTGGTCTTATTCGAGCATGCCTTCGAAATACCAGTGAAACAGTGATTTCCCTCCAAGTGCTCGTCATGAATCTCTCGAAAGCCCTTCGGGAGCATTCTTTTTTTATTTTTTTCATGTATTTGGTTCAGGACGTTCGATGTTCAGAAGGCTCCCCCAAGGTTGCGTGA
- a CDS encoding NADH-dependent flavin oxidoreductase: protein MDKKFEPLFEKVTLPNKVELRNRFVLAPLTHISSNDDGTISDVEIDHIEKRSKDVGLAISAASNVNDLGKAFPGQPSVAHDSQLDGLKRLAKAMKRNGAKAIVQIHHGGAQSMPYLTPNGDVVAPSPITLQGDEKHSPSYEKEEHHAREITQEEIEHTIKAFGEATRRVIEAGFDGVEIHGANHYLIQQFVSPYYNRRDDEWGENKLKFPLEIVDEVVNTVKTHADENFIVGYRFSPEEPETPGITMEITEELVKHLIEKPLDFLHVSLMNVHAKTREGKYQGEERIKLLHEWIDGRMPLVGIGSIFTAEDALEAIETKNIDLIALGREILLDHNFINKIQNGKADEIMSEFDPYRKDNHDLPPNLWEQFNKGLYSLPRTDGK from the coding sequence ATGGATAAGAAGTTTGAACCATTATTTGAAAAAGTAACACTACCCAACAAAGTAGAATTAAGAAACAGATTTGTCTTAGCACCACTCACTCATATATCTTCGAACGATGATGGAACAATTTCTGATGTGGAAATTGATCATATCGAAAAACGTTCTAAAGATGTAGGATTAGCTATTTCTGCGGCTAGTAATGTGAATGATTTGGGGAAGGCATTTCCTGGCCAGCCTTCCGTTGCACATGATTCACAACTGGATGGTTTAAAACGATTAGCTAAAGCGATGAAGAGAAATGGAGCAAAAGCGATTGTACAAATCCATCATGGCGGGGCGCAGTCAATGCCCTATTTAACACCAAATGGAGATGTCGTTGCGCCAAGTCCTATAACTTTACAAGGTGATGAGAAACATAGTCCATCCTATGAAAAAGAGGAACATCATGCCAGGGAAATTACTCAAGAAGAAATTGAACACACCATTAAAGCATTTGGCGAGGCAACACGCAGAGTGATCGAAGCAGGGTTTGACGGTGTAGAAATACACGGGGCAAACCATTATCTCATCCAACAATTTGTTTCACCATATTATAATCGTCGTGATGATGAGTGGGGCGAAAACAAACTGAAATTCCCATTGGAAATTGTCGATGAGGTTGTGAATACGGTTAAAACCCATGCAGATGAGAACTTCATCGTTGGTTATAGGTTCTCACCAGAAGAACCAGAAACACCAGGTATAACGATGGAAATCACAGAAGAATTGGTGAAACATTTAATTGAAAAACCGTTAGACTTCTTACATGTTTCATTAATGAACGTACATGCTAAAACGCGTGAAGGTAAGTATCAAGGCGAAGAAAGAATTAAATTACTTCACGAATGGATTGACGGTCGTATGCCATTAGTTGGTATTGGATCCATATTTACTGCTGAAGACGCATTAGAAGCTATAGAAACAAAAAATATTGACCTAATAGCGTTAGGTAGAGAGATTCTATTAGATCATAATTTCATTAATAAAATTCAAAATGGTAAAGCGGACGAAATCATGTCAGAATTCGACCCTTATAGAAAAGATAACCATGATTTACCACCGAATTTATGGGAACAATTTAATAAAGGTCTCTATTCATTGCCAAGAACTGATGGTAAGTAA
- a CDS encoding MarR family winged helix-turn-helix transcriptional regulator has protein sequence MNNNELFNAWLNLTKYHDRLLKAMDYKLQEQFQLGIKEFYLMYYLAQSEQNKMKLSDLVPKVSLSHSALSRLVTRLEKYRGGALVERQTYVNDKRSIDVFLMKKGEHCIHEMEMVINDHLQSRLSEKDIQNIKRLVE, from the coding sequence ATGAATAATAATGAGTTGTTTAATGCTTGGCTTAATCTGACGAAATATCACGATCGTTTACTGAAAGCAATGGATTATAAACTTCAAGAGCAATTTCAATTAGGAATTAAAGAATTTTACCTTATGTATTACTTGGCACAATCAGAACAAAATAAGATGAAGTTATCAGATTTAGTTCCAAAAGTGAGCCTTAGCCATAGTGCTTTATCACGCTTAGTTACAAGACTTGAAAAATATCGAGGCGGGGCGTTAGTTGAACGCCAAACGTATGTAAATGATAAGCGATCAATTGATGTCTTCCTCATGAAAAAAGGAGAACATTGCATTCATGAGATGGAAATGGTCATTAATGATCACTTACAGTCTCGGTTGAGTGAGAAAGATATACAAAATATTAAAAGGCTTGTTGAATAA
- a CDS encoding IS110 family RNA-guided transposase, producing MRMFVGLDVSSFDMKVCVLDQEGDQLSVFTVSNDWPGAQVLKERLLELLADTEVDILKIGLESTSVYSFHPSMFLHDDDDLKPYGAQVFVINPKQIANFKKSFADMNKTDEIDAFVIADYMRFGRNQMSVVKESQYVALQQLTRSRYHLTKAMTKEKQHFLQHLEYKCNTFSKEVDSSVFGHAMMELFLEKYSLDELAQLPLEDLARFLQEKGRNRFPDPEAVAASIQKAVRSSYRLDKVVEDSIDVLLGTSIELIRSFQKQIKAIDQSITRIMKGLTQTLESIPGIGPVFAAGIIAELGQIDRFPDETKIAKYAGLYWRKHQSGRFTAEDTSLTRQGNHYLRYYLVEAANSVRRQIPEYQVFYQKKYQEVPKHQHKRALVLTARKLVRLVDALLRKNQLFTPERGVNL from the coding sequence ATGCGAATGTTTGTCGGGCTTGACGTTAGCTCGTTTGATATGAAAGTGTGTGTGCTTGATCAAGAAGGTGATCAGCTTTCGGTTTTTACGGTTTCCAATGACTGGCCGGGTGCCCAGGTGCTCAAAGAACGGTTGCTCGAGCTCTTGGCCGATACAGAGGTTGACATCCTAAAGATCGGTCTGGAGTCCACATCCGTCTACAGTTTTCATCCATCCATGTTCTTGCATGATGACGATGATTTAAAACCCTATGGCGCCCAAGTCTTTGTGATCAATCCGAAGCAGATCGCCAACTTTAAAAAGAGCTTCGCAGACATGAACAAGACCGATGAGATTGACGCCTTTGTGATCGCCGATTATATGCGTTTCGGGCGCAATCAGATGTCCGTTGTCAAAGAAAGCCAATACGTGGCTCTCCAGCAGTTGACACGTTCGCGTTATCACTTGACCAAAGCGATGACGAAAGAGAAACAACACTTCTTGCAGCACTTGGAGTATAAATGCAACACCTTTTCCAAAGAAGTGGATTCATCGGTGTTTGGCCATGCTATGATGGAACTCTTTCTTGAAAAATACAGCCTGGATGAACTTGCCCAGCTTCCGCTTGAGGACCTGGCTCGGTTTCTTCAAGAGAAAGGGAGAAATCGTTTTCCCGATCCGGAAGCTGTCGCCGCATCCATCCAGAAAGCCGTCCGTTCATCGTACCGATTGGACAAAGTGGTCGAAGATTCCATCGATGTACTTTTAGGAACGTCCATTGAGCTCATTCGTTCCTTCCAAAAGCAAATCAAGGCGATCGATCAGTCCATTACTCGAATCATGAAAGGACTGACGCAGACGCTGGAATCAATCCCGGGCATTGGTCCGGTCTTCGCCGCAGGCATCATTGCCGAACTCGGTCAGATTGACCGGTTTCCCGATGAAACAAAAATAGCTAAATATGCGGGACTGTACTGGCGAAAACACCAGTCCGGGCGGTTTACCGCCGAAGATACTTCACTGACACGTCAAGGGAACCATTATTTGCGTTATTACCTCGTTGAAGCCGCCAACTCGGTACGAAGGCAAATTCCGGAATACCAAGTCTTTTATCAGAAGAAGTATCAAGAAGTCCCGAAACATCAACACAAACGTGCACTCGTGCTCACGGCAAGAAAACTCGTGCGATTGGTGGATGCGCTGCTACGCAAAAACCAACTCTTTACGCCAGAAAGGGGCGTGAACCTCTGA
- a CDS encoding DUF4467 domain-containing protein — MEMDVSLDDGAWQVQELHEKINGYACFALVLVGCGSEYDEVIDEAITYYHEENANTDEEMEIRENADIKVWEDGRYISAVFYDKEGNEEGDFIIEELRGNFTDLRGDLDAARQSPNPDYQERFGEEID, encoded by the coding sequence TTGGAAATGGATGTCTCTTTGGATGATGGTGCATGGCAAGTACAAGAATTACATGAAAAAATTAATGGTTATGCCTGTTTTGCGTTGGTTTTAGTCGGTTGTGGTTCTGAATACGATGAGGTGATTGATGAAGCAATCACCTATTATCATGAAGAAAATGCAAATACGGATGAAGAAATGGAAATAAGAGAAAATGCAGATATAAAAGTTTGGGAAGATGGTCGGTATATCAGTGCTGTTTTTTATGATAAAGAAGGAAATGAGGAAGGTGATTTTATTATAGAGGAGTTGAGAGGAAATTTTACAGATTTAAGGGGTGATTTAGATGCTGCAAGGCAATCACCCAATCCTGATTACCAAGAACGTTTTGGGGAGGAAATTGATTAA
- a CDS encoding RpnC/YadD family protein has protein sequence MLFFPNIYEEIDFAHLNFLDKELFNDVQRRKSKEVDMAVETKLKGEDSLILIHLEQQAQYEDDFNERMFLYFSRLLEENPGTRILPIALFSYDDQNKQEPTTYEMTLPFRKRQIIPT, from the coding sequence GTGTTATTTTTTCCGAATATCTACGAAGAAATCGACTTTGCCCATTTGAACTTTTTAGACAAGGAATTGTTCAACGACGTACAGAGAAGAAAAAGCAAAGAAGTAGACATGGCTGTCGAAACCAAGCTTAAAGGCGAGGATAGCTTAATCCTCATTCATCTGGAGCAGCAGGCGCAATACGAAGACGATTTTAATGAACGAATGTTTTTGTATTTCAGCCGTTTACTGGAGGAAAATCCCGGTACACGGATTCTTCCCATTGCTCTGTTCAGCTATGACGATCAAAATAAGCAGGAACCGACCACGTATGAAATGACGTTACCGTTTCGTAAGCGTCAAATAATCCCCACCTAA
- the tnpB gene encoding IS66 family insertion sequence element accessory protein TnpB (TnpB, as the term is used for proteins encoded by IS66 family insertion elements, is considered an accessory protein, since TnpC, encoded by a neighboring gene, is a DDE family transposase.), translating to MLNVSFERVYLARGNTDLRKSIDGLAVIVQQCFDLDPFSPCLFVFCNRKRDKLKILQWEHNGFWLHYRRLENGTFHWPSETETAPMTISPRQLRWLLDGLPIEQRQAHREVKARTIL from the coding sequence ATGTTGAATGTATCATTCGAGCGCGTGTACCTGGCTCGGGGAAACACGGATCTTCGCAAATCGATCGACGGTCTGGCCGTTATTGTCCAACAATGCTTTGATCTCGATCCTTTTTCCCCTTGTCTGTTCGTGTTTTGTAATCGGAAACGTGACAAGTTGAAAATCCTGCAGTGGGAGCACAACGGCTTTTGGCTCCATTACCGCAGGTTGGAAAATGGCACATTCCATTGGCCATCGGAAACAGAAACGGCACCCATGACCATCAGTCCGCGCCAACTTCGGTGGCTGCTGGATGGTTTGCCCATCGAGCAGAGGCAGGCCCATCGGGAGGTCAAAGCGCGTACCATTCTATAG
- the tnpA gene encoding IS66 family insertion sequence element accessory protein TnpA, with amino-acid sequence MIAGGYVMTLKDKRIEWKARYDAWKESGQRVAEWCREQDINVNQMYYWVQRFKDDKISSEPDSTQWLTVQVDDDDPIPSGGSEPIFIHYGAISVEVRPGAHVGLLSDIIHVLRSQC; translated from the coding sequence ATGATTGCGGGAGGTTATGTGATGACGCTGAAAGACAAGAGAATCGAGTGGAAAGCTCGGTATGATGCCTGGAAAGAAAGCGGACAACGTGTGGCCGAATGGTGTCGTGAGCAGGACATCAACGTCAATCAAATGTATTATTGGGTCCAGCGATTCAAGGATGACAAGATATCATCGGAACCGGATTCAACCCAATGGCTGACGGTCCAAGTCGACGATGATGATCCTATACCTTCCGGAGGATCGGAACCTATCTTTATTCACTACGGTGCCATCTCCGTCGAAGTAAGGCCGGGCGCCCATGTTGGGTTATTATCCGATATCATTCATGTGTTGCGAAGCCAATGTTGA
- a CDS encoding tyrosine-type recombinase/integrase, producing MAIEKIKEKGMVVAYLSNVYYKGRRYIGARRHSKKEADLDGAEQKRDLLTGNHLEESRKTLKDGFDDYMTLVAPKRLGSFAIQGAESYFKNHIEPVFGFREMTSIKSIEIQKFLVKKEKELANATVIKMYTLINQIYKMMLQWNELKVNPLDGVQKPQPDFKEKTTWTKEECHLFICCAGIS from the coding sequence ATGGCAATTGAAAAGATTAAAGAAAAAGGAATGGTCGTAGCGTATCTTTCCAATGTCTACTATAAAGGCAGGCGTTACATTGGGGCAAGAAGACACTCAAAGAAAGAAGCTGATTTAGATGGAGCGGAACAAAAGAGGGATTTACTCACAGGCAACCATCTTGAAGAGTCTCGAAAAACATTAAAAGATGGCTTCGATGATTACATGACGTTGGTTGCGCCTAAACGTTTAGGTTCGTTTGCAATACAAGGCGCAGAGTCCTATTTTAAAAATCATATTGAGCCTGTGTTCGGATTCCGGGAGATGACAAGCATCAAATCCATTGAGATTCAAAAATTTCTTGTGAAAAAAGAAAAAGAGTTAGCTAATGCCACTGTTATCAAAATGTACACGTTGATAAATCAAATCTACAAGATGATGCTTCAGTGGAATGAATTAAAAGTGAATCCCTTAGATGGCGTACAAAAGCCACAACCTGACTTCAAAGAAAAAACCACGTGGACGAAAGAAGAATGCCACCTTTTTATCTGTTGCGCAGGAATATCATAG
- a CDS encoding site-specific integrase, whose amino-acid sequence MDERRMPPFYLLRRNIIVIWHFGLRFSEVLGLQWQNIDFNNNTLHVYEAYHEKEKELGRLKTESSRRDIPISDQQAEYLKQYKENQTPKSDVVVVNLQGGYMMKRNLRRAMQRICERAEVKQITFHELRHTHATLMLEMNEHVKIVQQRLGHVKAETTMDIYSHVRPQVHKDSAERFSNFFNA is encoded by the coding sequence GTGGACGAAAGAAGAATGCCACCTTTTTATCTGTTGCGCAGGAATATCATAGTTATATGGCATTTCGGCTTGCGCTTCTCGGAAGTTCTCGGTTTGCAATGGCAGAACATCGACTTTAACAATAATACCTTACATGTCTATGAGGCTTATCATGAAAAGGAAAAAGAATTAGGTCGATTAAAAACGGAATCTTCTCGACGAGACATCCCGATTTCCGATCAACAAGCAGAATATTTAAAGCAATATAAAGAGAATCAAACGCCAAAATCCGATGTTGTTGTTGTGAACTTACAAGGTGGCTATATGATGAAGCGAAATCTGCGGCGAGCGATGCAACGTATTTGTGAACGTGCCGAAGTCAAACAGATCACGTTCCATGAGTTACGGCACACACACGCCACTTTAATGCTAGAAATGAATGAACATGTCAAAATTGTTCAGCAACGTTTAGGGCACGTTAAAGCTGAAACAACTATGGACATTTATTCGCACGTCCGCCCACAGGTGCATAAAGATTCTGCCGAACGTTTCTCGAACTTCTTTAATGCATGA
- a CDS encoding ArsR/SmtB family transcription factor, translated as MDAVSPDELSINTLEKYEHTFKALADKKRLHLLHLLSRRGKTCVCDLTEELDMSQSKLSYHLKILMDANLLVRETKGTWSYYEINEVEMDRVLSDELCCVFKPGFNKC; from the coding sequence TTGGATGCAGTATCACCCGATGAACTTTCCATTAATACTTTAGAGAAGTATGAACATACGTTTAAAGCTTTAGCAGATAAAAAACGATTGCATTTACTTCATCTGTTGAGTAGAAGAGGAAAAACTTGTGTCTGTGACCTGACAGAAGAGTTAGATATGAGTCAATCGAAGCTTTCATACCATCTGAAAATACTGATGGATGCTAACCTTTTGGTTAGGGAAACCAAAGGTACATGGAGTTATTATGAGATTAACGAAGTGGAAATGGATCGGGTGCTCTCGGATGAATTATGTTGTGTGTTTAAACCTGGATTCAATAAGTGTTAG
- a CDS encoding ArsI/CadI family heavy metal resistance metalloenzyme, whose protein sequence is MTNVHIGLNVRDLEESKTFYEKMLGVTPAKEKHDYIKFLTADPNLNLTLTPTEQVEGNHINHLGVQLESKDEVTKHKERLEKVGFFAREEMDTTCCYALQDKFWVTDPDGNEWEYFYTKDDVEENNACCAG, encoded by the coding sequence ATGACCAACGTGCATATTGGGTTAAACGTAAGAGATCTAGAGGAAAGTAAAACCTTTTATGAAAAAATGCTCGGCGTTACGCCTGCAAAGGAAAAACATGATTATATTAAGTTCCTAACGGCTGATCCAAATTTGAATTTAACTTTAACACCAACAGAACAAGTGGAAGGAAATCATATTAACCATTTAGGCGTACAATTGGAGAGCAAAGATGAAGTGACCAAACATAAAGAACGGCTTGAAAAGGTCGGTTTCTTTGCCCGGGAAGAAATGGATACTACATGTTGCTACGCTCTGCAAGATAAGTTTTGGGTAACCGATCCTGATGGGAATGAATGGGAATATTTTTATACTAAGGATGATGTAGAAGAAAATAATGCTTGTTGTGCAGGTTAA